Proteins found in one Fusarium oxysporum Fo47 chromosome V, complete sequence genomic segment:
- a CDS encoding major facilitator superfamily domain-containing protein produces MQDEEYHLKGAPSETGVADHETPEWKQSEKKLVRKLDMTLMPIVWILYMFNYLDRNNIAQARLDDFEADLGLVNNEFNIAVSILNVGYMLAQLPSNMILTRVRPSIYLPCCVIVWSCVSAATAGVTSFSGLIAVRFVLGIVEAPFFPGAFFMLSSWYTRKELALRTAVLYSGLVIATAFSGLVAAGIFAGLSNTAGLHGWQWLFILEGAGSVVAAILAFILLPDFPESTTGSQKWLLTEQERQVAIQRIGLDRVSLPETDRSVWHGLRLAVKDVRTWIFVVILCANHTAYGFNNFFPTIVRSMNLGNRTITLVLTAPPYLFGAAVSFLVAYSSDRFNERGYHISVPMVFAIIGFILSVATLNNSARYAASFFYCAGAFAANAAVYSWAASSLNQTPEKRACSTAIVNLLSQLGNIWSPYFFPASQGPRYVMAMLLMMAFSALSIFASLLMKFLLKKDNRRLLTEAEQSGRTVKLYTT; encoded by the exons ATGCAGGATGAGGAGTACCATCTTAAGGGTGCTCCGTCAGAGACAGGCGTTGCCGATCATGAAACTCCTGAATGGAAGCAGAGCGAGAAAAAGCTTGTTCGCAAGCTTGATATGACACTTATGCCCATAGTTTGGATTCTTTATATGTTCAACTATCTCGACAGGAACAATATCGC GCAGGCACGACTTGACGACTTCGAAGCAGACCTCGGTCTCGTCAACAATGAATTCAATATCGCAGTATCTATCCTCAACGTTGGCTACATGCTCGCGCAGCTTCCTTCCAACATGATCCTTACAAGAGTTCGCCCTAGTATATATCTGCCTTGCTGTGTCATCGTATGGTCTTGTGTCTCCGCTGCCACTGCTGGGGTGACCAGCTTTTCCGGTCTAATCGCCGTACGATTTGTTCTTGGTATTGTCGAAGCACCATTCTTTCCAGGT GCTTTCTTCATGCTTTCTTCCTGGTACACTCGCAAGGAGCTCGCCCTTCGCACTGCCGTCCTCTATTCAGGTCTTGTCATAGCTACGGCCTTCTCCGGCCTTGTTGCAGCAGGCATATTCGCGGGTCTATCAAATACCGCCGGCCTTCATGGCTGGCAGTGGCTCTTTATCCTGGAGGGTGCCGGTAGCGTTGTTGCCGCCATTTTAGCCTTCATCCTGCTTCCGGACTTTCCTGAGTCCACAACTGGGAGTCAAAAATGGCTCTTGACAGAACAAGAGCGCCAGGTAGCTATCCAAAGGATTGGGCTGGATCGCGTGTCTCTGCCCGAAACTGACCGGTCTGTCTGGCACGGTCTTCGTCTTGCTGTTAAAGATGTTCGGACTTGGATTTTT GTTGTCATCTTGTGCGCCAATCACACCGCATATGGGttcaacaacttcttccCCAC TATCGTTCGTTCCATGAATCTCGGGAACCGTACCATCACACTAGTCCTTACAGCTCCTCCATATCTGTTCGGTGCCGCTGTTTCCTTCTTGGTGGCTTATTCAAGTGACCGTTTCAACGAGCGCGGATACCATATCAGCGTTCCCATGGTCTTCGCCATCATAGGTTTCATCCTTTCAGTGGCAACCCTCAACAATTCCGCTAGATATGCTGCATCATTCTTCTACTGCGCTGGTGCCTTTGCTGCCAACGCCGCAGTTTATTCGTGGGCAGCCTCTTCGTTGAACCAAACGCCTGAAAAAAGAGCATGCTCGACTGCTATCGTGAACTTGCTCTCGCAACTAGGCAACATTTGGAGCCCTTACTTCTTCCCTGCATCACAAGGGCCACGCTACGTCATGGCTATGCTGCTTATGATGGCTTTCTCCGCACTCAGTATTTTTGCATCACTATTGATGAAGTTCCTGCTTAAGAAGGATAACAGAAGGCTGCTGACTGAAGCAGAGCAGTCTGGTAGGACTGTTAAGCTTTATACTACCTAG
- a CDS encoding Pyruvate/Phosphoenolpyruvate kinase-like domain-containing protein — protein sequence MSHTNGSTNGHSNGHNASSISSATKLRQRLESNEILIAPGVYEGFSARIALEVGFECLYMTGAGTVASKLGQPDLGFASLNDMREHAEMIANLDNSVPLIADADTGYGGPNMVARTVAQYHRSGVAGLHIEDQIQTKRCGHLGGKAVVDINIFEQRIAAAYKTRRDLGSDIVIIARTDALQTHGFDEAIRRLQAAVKAGADVGFLEGITTEQEAREVCNIMAPTPMLLNMVEHGATPSWTPIEAREFGFKLIIFPFASIGPAYQAIKDVFIQIKETGRTGLDKKFTPKKLFTIVGLEQATALDNALSANRDPFGYWFI from the exons ATGTCTCACACTAACGGGAGCACCAACGGTCACAGCAATGGGCACAATGCCTCATCTATCTCCAGCGCTACCAAACTTCGTCAGAGGCTGGAATCCAACGAGATTCTGATCGCACCGGGTGTTTACGAAGGTTTCAGTGCACGCATTGCACTTGAGGTGGGATTTGAGTGCCTCTACATG ACCGGAGCTGGCACTGTCGCATCCAAGCTTGGCCAGCCCGATCTTGGCTTCGCGTCCCTCAACGACATGCGCGAACACGCCGAAATGATCGCAAACCTCGACAATTCTGTACCTTTGATCGCTGATGCCGACACTGGCTACGGTGGCCCCAATATGGTGGCCCGAACCGTTGCGCAATATCACCGCTCCGGCGTTGCTGGCCTCCACATTGAGGATCAAATTCAGACCAAGCGATGCGGTCACCTTGGCGGCAAGGCTGTTGTCGATATCAACATCTTCGAACAGCGCATCGCTGCTGCTTATAAAACTCGCAGAGACCTTGGTTCTGACATTGTTATCATTGCCAGAACCGATGCTCTACAGACCCATGGCTTCGATGAGGCTATTCGCAGGCTCCAGGCTGCCGTCAAGGCTGGCGCGGATGTCGGCTTCCTCGAAGGTATCACTACAGAGCAAGAGGCTCGGGAAGTATGCAATATCATGGCCCCCACGCCTATGCTACTTAACATGGTCGAGCATGGAGCAACTCCATCGTGGACACCTATTGAAGCCAGGGAGTTTGGGTTCAAGCTAATCATTTTCCCTTTTGCATCCATCGGCCCTGCTTATCAGGCTATTAAGGATGTATTCATTCAGATCAAAGAGACAGGAAGGACTGGATTAGATAAAAAGTTTACCCCTAAGAAGCTTTTTACTATCGTGGGACTGGAGCAAGCGACGGCTCTGGATAATGCT CTTTCTGCTAATAGAGACCCTTTCGGATACTGGTTTATATAA